From Coturnix japonica isolate 7356 chromosome 1, Coturnix japonica 2.1, whole genome shotgun sequence, the proteins below share one genomic window:
- the LOC107321450 gene encoding OX-2 membrane glycoprotein-like isoform X2, with protein MMTTCLLLSGLWALTSGSVQVMHRKVQSVQAGGNITFSCQSVTKEDIIQVTWQKEMDGAEDNIATYSTMNGQKIAKGYDGHVSFAHSELQASAISLHRVTLQDEGCYKCIFNTFPSGAVTGRMCLKVYAISDPKVEAKLIPHPDKAEVSEEVVGMSCSATGKPAPKITWHLPSTLLQKPKEYHIKLSNQTITVISNFTHAHSKILKEYPIACVIQHPSLNVTLSLPMDNLTQGQNSIMAPTLAIVVGVLVPLMFLLTLLLYFCLRHLHDPERNPAWPCWVLAVCVKERTCGWSMLTGKRATTAMPNT; from the exons ATGATGACCACTTGCCTGCTCCTCTCTGGCCTCTGGGCCCTCACCTCAG GCTCTGTGCAGGTGATGCACAGAAAGGTGCAGTCGGTCCAGGCAGGTGGAAATATTACTTTCTCATGCCAGTCAGTCACAAAAGAAGACATAATACAAGTGACCTGGCAGAAGGAGATGGATGGGGCTGAAGACAACATTGCAACTTACAGCACAATGAATGGACAAAAGATAGCAAAGGGCTACGATGGCCACGTGAGCTTTGCCCACAGTGAGCTGCAGGCCTCAGCCATCTCCCTTCACCGAGTCACCCTGCAAGATGAAGGATGCTACAAGTGCATCTTCAACACCTTTCCTTCGGGAGCTGTCACTGGCAGGATGTGCCTCAAGGTTTACG CCATCTCAGACCCCAAAGTGGAAGCCAAGCTTATACCCCATCCTGACAAAGCTGAAGTCTCTGAGGAAGTGGTGGGGATGAGCTGCTCAGCAACAGGGAAGCCAGCTCCAAAAATTACTTGGCACCttcccagcaccctgctgcagAAACCAAAGGAGTACCACATCAAGCTCAGCAACCAGACCATCACTGTCATCAGCAACTTCACCCATGCCCACTCCAAAATCCTCAAGGAGTACCCCATTGCCTGTGTGATCCAGCACCCATCTCTAAATGTGACCCTGTCCTTGCCCATGGACAATCTGACACAAG GTCAGAACAGTATCATGGCACCAACCCTAGCCATTGTTGTGGGGGTGCTTGTCCCTCTGATGTTCCTCCTCACATTGCTCCTTTACTTCTGCCTGAGACACCTTCATGACCCAGAGAGGaacccagcctggccttgctGG GTCCTTGCTGTGTGTGTCAAAGAGAGAACATGTGGATGGTCCATGCTTACTGGCAAGCGGGCTACCACTGCAATGCCCAACACGTGA
- the LOC107321450 gene encoding OX-2 membrane glycoprotein-like isoform X1 — protein sequence MMTTCLLLSGLWALTSGSVQVMHRKVQSVQAGGNITFSCQSVTKEDIIQVTWQKEMDGAEDNIATYSTMNGQKIAKGYDGHVSFAHSELQASAISLHRVTLQDEGCYKCIFNTFPSGAVTGRMCLKVYAISDPKVEAKLIPHPDKAEVSEEVVGMSCSATGKPAPKITWHLPSTLLQKPKEYHIKLSNQTITVISNFTHAHSKILKEYPIACVIQHPSLNVTLSLPMDNLTQGQNSIMAPTLAIVVGVLVPLMFLLTLLLYFCLRHLHDPERNPAWPCWVGLCSLAEEQQSSNGNHTLISLFCMARPCLQGCVLNRRGDLEEEHATVRCLGWESQPNVTLLGSVKDARSKLDQTQLDAAT from the exons ATGATGACCACTTGCCTGCTCCTCTCTGGCCTCTGGGCCCTCACCTCAG GCTCTGTGCAGGTGATGCACAGAAAGGTGCAGTCGGTCCAGGCAGGTGGAAATATTACTTTCTCATGCCAGTCAGTCACAAAAGAAGACATAATACAAGTGACCTGGCAGAAGGAGATGGATGGGGCTGAAGACAACATTGCAACTTACAGCACAATGAATGGACAAAAGATAGCAAAGGGCTACGATGGCCACGTGAGCTTTGCCCACAGTGAGCTGCAGGCCTCAGCCATCTCCCTTCACCGAGTCACCCTGCAAGATGAAGGATGCTACAAGTGCATCTTCAACACCTTTCCTTCGGGAGCTGTCACTGGCAGGATGTGCCTCAAGGTTTACG CCATCTCAGACCCCAAAGTGGAAGCCAAGCTTATACCCCATCCTGACAAAGCTGAAGTCTCTGAGGAAGTGGTGGGGATGAGCTGCTCAGCAACAGGGAAGCCAGCTCCAAAAATTACTTGGCACCttcccagcaccctgctgcagAAACCAAAGGAGTACCACATCAAGCTCAGCAACCAGACCATCACTGTCATCAGCAACTTCACCCATGCCCACTCCAAAATCCTCAAGGAGTACCCCATTGCCTGTGTGATCCAGCACCCATCTCTAAATGTGACCCTGTCCTTGCCCATGGACAATCTGACACAAG GTCAGAACAGTATCATGGCACCAACCCTAGCCATTGTTGTGGGGGTGCTTGTCCCTCTGATGTTCCTCCTCACATTGCTCCTTTACTTCTGCCTGAGACACCTTCATGACCCAGAGAGGaacccagcctggccttgctGGGTAGGTCTGTGTTCCCTCGCCGAGGAACAGCAAAGTTCAAATGGGAACCATACCCTTATATCACTCTTCTGCATGGCTAGGCCATGCCTTCAAGGATGTGTCTTGAATAGGAGGGGGGATCTTGAAGAGGAGCATGCCACAGTGCGTTGCTTAGGATGGGAATCGCAGCCAAATGTGACCCTTCTGGGTTCTGTGAAGGATGCAAGATCAAAACTGGATCAGACCCAGCTGGATGCTGCCACATGA